From Motacilla alba alba isolate MOTALB_02 chromosome 4A, Motacilla_alba_V1.0_pri, whole genome shotgun sequence, one genomic window encodes:
- the IRS4 gene encoding insulin receptor substrate 4, which translates to MASGMNGPGGGGGGGSEEEPGARHTGGGAAPQQEPGVLGAAAGEGEPAAGEGGRCPSPQPHHLLLLLRRSPSASLCPAPEAAPAPGRAVPSAGRGGQPPPAGRGAGEDVRKCGYLRKQKHGHKRYFVLRAESHLAPARLEYYDSEKKFKSSLRAAGAGGAAALCCPPPKRVIPLYQCFTVSRRADAKHKHIIALYTKDEYFAMLAENDAEQEAWYQAISELMNQSKRGFLEQEDHADQQVDEDDEHYGATLRPGTVFKEVWQVNVKPKGLGQTKNLTGVYRLCLSSKAIHLVKLNSEVPSVHLQLMNIRRCGHSENFFFIEVGRSASIGPGELWMQVDDSVVAQNMHETFLDTMKALKAFAEFRPRSKSQSSGGGSGTNPISFITTRRHLGNLPPSQTGLQRRSRTESVAGGTPPTTKSNNSYRFRTSSEGEGTMTRPFRSVTGSLIHLNTARMNLGRQEGSGRYVRAAFSSSYHTRSASLPVSHFPSTTSPISVSSSSGHGSASDMLTRPSSSSVCGSPSDGGFISSDEYGSSPGDFRYFRVRSNTPDSLGNTPPIREENCLSEYMSMNKQQGDDGSRDDYMEAEKCFRKRAYSLTKPASVAVQQKTTQTTALLDEDSAGNHGRLLYSETPKLKDNHELEYSDTNLDSMCNQSRSKARDDGYMPMMPGVASSLSSTSDYLPMTPKSMSVPKQINNSWSPSQVDSRGYMMMFPKGSSSPVRSPLTGFASKGSNEKIVNNEYMDMSPGNSVPKHPSDSNYIHTTSVSKGFSSYFSLPRSFKALSGQNGDHSEYVPMSSPGKLLYGAPENVKGVNSETLANGISKLPTLKGSDEGLGQSRAARPTRLPLGTRGSNTIPRMYDRTVPPEPASPGEYINIDFNEKASNTPYSLSAEGSPSSLGSSSDHRQSPLSDYMSVDLDVQSPKAAKELSNSLTDISIYASSSIPRNQPNPDYARLSFGAACVSTASNRTDDYTEMTFNMAATPPRPFATESDSAVKMDSPSSIVNRLCIVDRYAGSSSFSVPSSDPPIGPKVIRADPQGRRRHSSETFSSAGTVTTSSSFFTDSSKRHSSASFDNVWLKPDENISDGQENKMSRDTSTGFQNGLNYIALNLRDDPLSCEASTTAPACHLQNGTSGLDSGAYVSIDFSRSDGLKCNARKD; encoded by the coding sequence ATGGCGAGCGGGATGAATGGCCcgggtggcggcggcggcggcggcagcgagGAGGAGCCGGGCGCCCGGCATACGGGAGGCGGAGCCGCGCCCCAGCAGGAGCCCGGCGTGCtcggcgcggcggcgggcgagGGGGAGCCGGCGGCGGGCGAGGGCGGGCGCTGCCCGTCCCCTCAGCCGcaccacctgctgctgctgctgcggcgCTCGCCCAGCGCCTCGCTGTGCCCGGCGCCCGAGgccgcccccgcgccgggccgggccgttCCCTCGGCGGGCCGcggcgggcagccccccccgGCGGGCCGCGGCGCCGGCGAGGACGTGAGGAAATGCGGGTACCTGCGGAAGCAGAAGCACGGGCACAAGCGTTACTTCGTCCTGCGGGCCGAGAGCCACCTGGCCCCCGCCCGGCTGGAGTACTATGACAGCGAGAAGAAGTTCAAGAGCAGCctgcgggcggcgggggccggcggggcggccgcgctgTGCTGCCCCCCGCCCAAGCGGGTCATCCCCCTGTACCAGTGCTTCACCGTGAGCCGCCGGGCCGACGCTAAGCACAAGCACATCATCGCCCTGTACACCAAGGACGAGTACTTCGCCATGCTGGCCGAGAACGACGCCGAGCAGGAGGCCTGGTACCAGGCCATCAGCGAGCTCATGAACCAGAGCAAGAGGGGcttcctggagcaggaggaccACGCCGATCAGCAGGTGGATGAGGATGATGAGCACTACGGGGCCACCCTGAGGCCTGGCACCGTGTTCAAGGAGGTGTGGCAGGTCAACGTGAAGCCCAAAGGCTTGGGACAAACGAAAAACCTCACTGGAGTGTACAGGTTGTGCCTCTCCAGCAAGGCCATCCACCTTGTCAAGCTGAACTCGGAGGTGCCCTCTGTTCACTTGCAGCTTATGAACATCCGCCGCTGTGGACACTCAGAGAACTTCTTCTTCATTGAAGTGGGCAGATCTGCCTCTATTGGGCCTGGAGAGCTCTGGATGCAAGTGGATGATTCGGTTGTTGCCCAAAATATGCACGAGACTTTTCTGGATACCATGAAAGCTCTAAAGGCCTTTGCAGAGTTCAGGCCCCGAAGCAAGAGCCAGTCTTCTGGTGGTGGCAGCGGTACCAATCCCATATCCTTCATCACCACCAGAAGGCACTTGGGCAACCTGCCCCCCAGCCAGACAGGCTTGCAGAGAAGATCTAGAACTGAGAGCGTTGCTGGAGGCACTCCTCCTACCACCAAAAGCAACAACTCCTACCGCTTCAGAACCTCCAGTGAAGGAGAGGGAACCATGACTAGACCTTTTAGGTCAGTGACTGGGAGTCTGATACACCTGAATACTGCAAGGATGAATTTGGGCCGGCAGGAAGGGAGTGGAAGGTACGTGAGAGCTGCTTTCAGCTCATCTTACCACACCAGGTCTGCTTCGCTGCctgtttctcattttccctCCACCACAAGTCCTATCAGTGTTTCTTCCAGCAGTGGCCATGGTTCTGCTTCGGACATGCTGACCAGGCCTTCTAGCTCATCTGTTTGTGGTTCCCCAAGTGATGGGGGATTCATCTCTTCTGATGAGtatggctccagccctggagacTTCAGGTACTTTAGGGTGAGGAGTAATACACCAGATTCCCTGGGAAACACACCACCTATCAGAGAGGAGAACTGTCTGAGTGAGTACATGTCCATGAATAAGCAACAGGGAGATGATGGCTCAAGAGATGATTATATGGAGGCTGAAAAATGCTTCAGGAAAAGAGCTTACTCTCTAACAAAGCCAGCTTCTGTGGCAGTGCAGCAGAAGACAACGCAAACTACAGCTTTGTTGGATGAAGATTCTGCAGGAAATCACGGACGATTACTTTACTCTGAAACACCAAAATTGAAAGATAACCATGAATTGGAGTACAGTGACACTAACCTTGATTCCATGTGTAACCAAAGCAGGAGTAAAGCCAGAGATGATGGGTACATGCCAATGATGCCAGGAGTTGCATCTTCTCTATCTAGCACCAGCGATTATTTGCCAATGACTCCTAAAAGCATGTCTGTTCCAAAACAGATTAACAATTCATGGTCACCATCTCAGGTTGACTCCCGAGGCTATATGATGATGTTTCCAAAGGGCAGCTCTTCACCTGTGCGGAGTCCTTTAACTGGATTTGCTTCTAAAGGAAGTAATGAGAAGATCGTAAACAACGAGTATATGGATATGTCACCTGGCAATTCAGTTCCAAAGCACCCCAGTGATTCAAATTATATTCATACCACTTCTGTTTCCAAAGGTTTtagttcatatttttctttgcccCGAAGCTTTAAGGCGTTATCAGGACAAAATGGTGACCACAGTGAATATGTTCCAATGTCTTCACCTGGAAAACTCTTGTATGGTGCGCCAGAAAATGTAAAGGGGGTCAACAGTGAGACTCTGGCTAATGGCATCTCTAAACTGCCAACGTTGAAAGGTTCGGATGAAGGActtgggcagagcagggctgccaggccCACACGACTGCCCCTAGGCACGAGAGGGAGTAACACCATCCCCAGGATGTATGATCGTACAGTTCCGCCGGAGCCAGCGAGTCCTGGTGAATACATCAATATTGATTTCAATGAAAAGGCGAGTAACACGCCCTATTCCTTATCTGCAGAAGGATCTCCATCATCTCTAGGCTCAAGCAGTGACCACAGACAGTCACCGCTCTCTGATTACATGAGTGTTGACTTGGATGTGCAGTCACCGAAAGCAGCGAAGGAGCTGTCGAACTCTCTAACAGATATTTCAATTTATGCAAGTTCCAGTATTCCTAGAAACCAACCAAACCCTGACTATGCCAGGCTTTCATTTGGTGCTGCATGTGTTAGCACGGCAAGTAACAGGACTGATGACTACACTGAGATGACGTTCAACATGGCAGCAACACCTCCAAGGCCATTTGCCACTGAATCTGACAGTGCTGTAAAGATGGATAGTCCTTCTTCCATCGTTAATAGACTCTGCATTGTTGATCGATATGCTGGTAGCAGTAGCTTCTCTGTCCCTAGCTCCGACCCTCCTATAGGACCGAAAGTGATTCGAGCTGACCCTCAAGGCAGGAGGAGACACAGTTCTGAAACGTTCTCTTCTGCTGGGACTGTGACAACCTCATCCTCTTTCTTTACTGACAGTAGCAAaagacacagctctgcctcatTCGACAACGTTTGGTTAAAACCggatgaaaacatttctgatggtcaggaaaacaaaatgtccAGGGATACCTCAACTGGATTTCAGAATGGCTTAAACTACATTGCTCTGAATTTACGGGATGACCCTCTAAGCTGTGAGGCGAGTACTACAGCGCCAGCTTGCCATCTCCAAAATGGTACTTCAGGTTTGGACAGTGGAGCTTATGTAAGCATAGATTTCAGCAGATCAGATGGGCTGAAGTGTAACGCGAGAAAAG
- the LOC119695131 gene encoding vegetative cell wall protein gp1-like: MSVAYSDPTGKGLHSGHKSNADCHPTAPGGGQSRTLVTRDKARRPAHLLNAPPSPLLSPPNTQLPRLPCPVCVCEERIGCRTDRSTLLPITVGPASFPSTGNTPADRGQPGVAAASHWSDVLSVLCSPASPDGAQQSPPLLPDPPADWLAGERPPFPIGSATATPARGPVGLPLPPSPRAPRPPRPRPPRSHVMFSPRCRRRRP, encoded by the exons ATGTCAGTGGCCTACTCGGATCCCACAGGCAAAGGACTGCACAGCGGTCACAAGAGTAACGCGGATTGTCACCCCACTGCGCCTGGCGGCGGGCAATCCCGAACCCTTGTCACCCGAGACAAGG CCAGACGGCCTGCCCATCTTCTCAATGCCCCGCCTTCCCCCTTACTCTCGCCGCCGAATACACAGCTCCCCCGCCTTCCCTGCCCcgtctgtgtgtgtgaggagcGGATTGGCTGTCGGACCGACCGCTCAACACTCCTGCCAATCACGGTCGGCCCCGCCtcttttcccagcacaggaaacacCCCTGCAGATCGCGGCCAGCCCGGGGTGGCCGCCGCCTCCCATTGGTCCGACGTGTTGTCCGTTCTTTGTAGCCCCGCCTCCCCGGACGGGGCGCAGCAAAGCCCGCCTCTCCTCCCTGATCCGCCCGCTGATTGGCTCGCCGGCGAAAGACCGCCGTTTCCTATTggctctgccactgccactcCGGCACGCGGCCCGGTCGGCTTGCCGCTGCCCCCCTCGCCccgcgcgccccgcccgccgcggccccgccctCCACGGAGTCACGTGATGTTTTCGccgcggtgccgccgccgccgcccgtgA
- the NXT2 gene encoding NTF2-related export protein 2 isoform X3 translates to MLLQVRLPHISEAMLEGEEPLPVLYPLPQHFPPLVIHSSFCPLAYVPAEDTVQAVGRAQGRSVTALEPSRVPALGSGAASTAGQGRVLAADAVPGAFSLLIKASLPKKLKRNQDPLQASLDLHQT, encoded by the exons ATGTTATTACAAGTACGGCTGCCCCACATTTCAGAGGCAATGTTGGAGGGCGAGGAGCCACTTCCAGTCCTCTACCCACTTCCCCAACACTTTCCTCCTCTGGTAATCCATTCCTCCTTTTGCCCGCTCGCCTATGTCCCCGCAGAGGACACTGTCCAAGCtgtgggcagggcacagggcaggtcCGTGACAGCCCTGGAGCCGAGCCGTGTGCCTGCGCTGGGGAGCGGGGCTGCTTCaactgcagggcagggcagggtgttGGCCGCGGATGCTGTTCCCGGTGCCTTCTCACTCCTAATAAAAGCTTCCCTGCCAAAG AAACTAAAGAGAAATCAAGATCCCCTCCAAGCGTCTCTTGATCTTCACCAGACTTGA